In Amycolatopsis methanolica 239, a single genomic region encodes these proteins:
- a CDS encoding CPCC family cysteine-rich protein, which produces MEKPPFVNVHRPAGLGPYACPCCGYLTLRERGGFEICEVCFWEDDGQDAHDADEVRGGPNGWLSLTQARRNFESFGAVEEKALEHVRPPRGDEHPLR; this is translated from the coding sequence GTGGAGAAGCCTCCGTTCGTCAACGTGCACAGACCGGCTGGCCTCGGCCCCTACGCGTGCCCGTGCTGCGGCTACCTGACTCTGCGAGAGCGCGGTGGCTTCGAGATCTGCGAGGTGTGCTTCTGGGAGGACGACGGGCAAGATGCGCACGACGCCGATGAGGTGCGGGGTGGGCCGAACGGTTGGCTGAGCCTGACGCAAGCCCGACGCAATTTCGAGAGCTTCGGTGCTGTCGAGGAGAAGGCGCTTGAGCATGTCCGTCCGCCGCGCGGTGACGAACAT